In Carya illinoinensis cultivar Pawnee chromosome 9, C.illinoinensisPawnee_v1, whole genome shotgun sequence, the following are encoded in one genomic region:
- the LOC122276358 gene encoding E3 ubiquitin-protein ligase WAV3-like isoform X1 has protein sequence MGGGIGAGATSTLRKAARKVVVAAAYACGSFSRSKALVDLHTTSTTQPISDNLGVSRTKSKNGSAEDVADEAEPSSHIAPTSKQSLCAICLEPLSYNSKGNNPGQAIFTAQCSHSFHFACISSNVRHGSVTCPICRAHWTQLPRSLNPPCASFSSCNQNDPILQLLDDSIATFRVHRRSFLQSARYDDDDPIEPNHLPTHPRLCLSLVPIPPSAPPRFHSSMQMTGRTSNPYHPPLHHLTSSSSSSLPSPTRQTPYIRSTPSNISFLSVKLAHQQATDLVLVASPNGPHLRLLKQSMAMVVFSLRPIDRLAIVTHSSAAARVFPLKRMTSYGKRTALQVIDRLFYVGQADPFEGLKKGIKILEDRVHKNPESRILHLSDSPTRSYHAINMEAPIPIHRFHVGFGFGTSNGFVMHEFEQFLSRMLGGVIRDIQLRIGEDLNCRMVRIGELKGSDEKRISLELGEYGHVHVGYSYIEGEVDECIITGETIVNVGDKSNHSGTPGMDVITRGRSSSVEAWDYHDPYMARRWAKHLHGYRL, from the exons ATGGGAGGAGGAATAGGAGCAGGAGCAACATCAACATTGAGGAAAGCAGCTCGGAAGGTGGTGGTAGCTGCAGCATATGCATGTGGTTCCTTCTCCAGAAGTAAGGCTCTCGTGGACCTCCATACCACCAGTACTACTCAACCT ATCTCGGATAATTTAGGTGTGTCTCGCACAAAGTCGAAGAACGGTTCAGCAGAAGATGTTGCAGATGAAGCAGAACCATCCTCCCACATTGCACCTACTTCTAAG CAGAGCTTATGTGCAATATGTCTAGAGCCGTTGAGTTATAACAGCAAGGGAAACAACCCGGGACAGGCAATTTTTACAGCCCAGTGCTCTCATTCTTTCCACTTTGCTTGCATCTCCTCCAATGTACGCCATGGTAGTGTCACCTGCCCCATTTGCCGTGCTCATTGGACCCAACTGCCCCGCAGCCTCAACCCTCCTTGTGCTTCATTCTCTTCCTGCAACCAAAATGATCCCATACTCCAACTCCTTGATGACTCCATTGCTACTTTCCGTGTCCACAGGCGGTCCTTCCTGCAGTCTGCCCGCTATGACGATGATGACCCAATTGAGCCTAATCACTTGCCCACTCATCCCCGTCTTTGTCTCTCATTGGTGCCCATCCCCCCTAGTGCACCTCCCAGATTTCATTCATCTATGCAAATGACCGGCCGCACCTCAAACCCCTATCATCCACCCCTACATCACTTGACAAGCAGTTCCTCTTCATCACTACCATCACCAACCAGGCAAACACCTTATATTAGGTCTACCCCCTCGAACATATCTTTTCTTTCAGTAAAATTGGCACATCAACAAGCAACTGACTTGGTCTTGGTTGCAAGTCCCAACGGGCCGCACCTGAGGCTTCTCAAGCAATCTATGGCAATGGTGGTTTTCTCCCTTCGGCCAATTGATCGTTTAGCCATTGTTACTCACTCATCAGCTGCAGCTCGTGTCTTCCCCCTTAAACGCATGACATCCTATGGCAAGCGAACTGCCTTACAAGTCATTGATCGGCTCTTCTACGTGGGGCAAGCAGATCCTTTTGAAGGTCTAAAAAAGGGCATCAAGATACTTGAGGATCGCGTCCACAAAAATCCAGAGTCCCGTATCCTGCATCTTTCTGACAGTCCAACACGATCTTATCATGCTATCAACATGGAAGCACCCATTCCAATCCATAGGTTTCATGTCGGGTTCGGCTTTGGAACCTCGAATGGATTTGTCATGCATGAATTTGAGCAGTTCCTATCAAGAATGCTGGGAGGAGTCATTAGAGATATCCAGTTGAGGATTGGAGAGGATCTTAACTGTAGAATGGTAAGGATTGGAGAGTTAAAAGGCAGTGATGAAAAGCGGATCTCTTTAGAACTGGGTGAGTACGGACATGTTCATGTTGGATATAGCTACATTGAGGGAGAGGTTGATGAATGCATCATAACAGGGGAAACTATAGTGAATGTGGGGGATAAAAGTAACCATTCAGGAACTCCAGGAATGGACGTGATCACTCGTGGGAGGAGTAGTAGTGTCGAAGCTTGGGATTACCATGATCCTTACATGGCTAGAAGATGGGCAAAGCATTTACATGGCTACAGGCTTTGA
- the LOC122276358 gene encoding E3 ubiquitin-protein ligase WAV3-like isoform X2, with product MGGGIGAGATSTLRKAARKVVVAAAYACGSFSRSKALVDLHTTSTTQPISDNLGVSRTKSKNGSAEDVADEAEPSSHIAPTSKSLCAICLEPLSYNSKGNNPGQAIFTAQCSHSFHFACISSNVRHGSVTCPICRAHWTQLPRSLNPPCASFSSCNQNDPILQLLDDSIATFRVHRRSFLQSARYDDDDPIEPNHLPTHPRLCLSLVPIPPSAPPRFHSSMQMTGRTSNPYHPPLHHLTSSSSSSLPSPTRQTPYIRSTPSNISFLSVKLAHQQATDLVLVASPNGPHLRLLKQSMAMVVFSLRPIDRLAIVTHSSAAARVFPLKRMTSYGKRTALQVIDRLFYVGQADPFEGLKKGIKILEDRVHKNPESRILHLSDSPTRSYHAINMEAPIPIHRFHVGFGFGTSNGFVMHEFEQFLSRMLGGVIRDIQLRIGEDLNCRMVRIGELKGSDEKRISLELGEYGHVHVGYSYIEGEVDECIITGETIVNVGDKSNHSGTPGMDVITRGRSSSVEAWDYHDPYMARRWAKHLHGYRL from the exons ATGGGAGGAGGAATAGGAGCAGGAGCAACATCAACATTGAGGAAAGCAGCTCGGAAGGTGGTGGTAGCTGCAGCATATGCATGTGGTTCCTTCTCCAGAAGTAAGGCTCTCGTGGACCTCCATACCACCAGTACTACTCAACCT ATCTCGGATAATTTAGGTGTGTCTCGCACAAAGTCGAAGAACGGTTCAGCAGAAGATGTTGCAGATGAAGCAGAACCATCCTCCCACATTGCACCTACTTCTAAG AGCTTATGTGCAATATGTCTAGAGCCGTTGAGTTATAACAGCAAGGGAAACAACCCGGGACAGGCAATTTTTACAGCCCAGTGCTCTCATTCTTTCCACTTTGCTTGCATCTCCTCCAATGTACGCCATGGTAGTGTCACCTGCCCCATTTGCCGTGCTCATTGGACCCAACTGCCCCGCAGCCTCAACCCTCCTTGTGCTTCATTCTCTTCCTGCAACCAAAATGATCCCATACTCCAACTCCTTGATGACTCCATTGCTACTTTCCGTGTCCACAGGCGGTCCTTCCTGCAGTCTGCCCGCTATGACGATGATGACCCAATTGAGCCTAATCACTTGCCCACTCATCCCCGTCTTTGTCTCTCATTGGTGCCCATCCCCCCTAGTGCACCTCCCAGATTTCATTCATCTATGCAAATGACCGGCCGCACCTCAAACCCCTATCATCCACCCCTACATCACTTGACAAGCAGTTCCTCTTCATCACTACCATCACCAACCAGGCAAACACCTTATATTAGGTCTACCCCCTCGAACATATCTTTTCTTTCAGTAAAATTGGCACATCAACAAGCAACTGACTTGGTCTTGGTTGCAAGTCCCAACGGGCCGCACCTGAGGCTTCTCAAGCAATCTATGGCAATGGTGGTTTTCTCCCTTCGGCCAATTGATCGTTTAGCCATTGTTACTCACTCATCAGCTGCAGCTCGTGTCTTCCCCCTTAAACGCATGACATCCTATGGCAAGCGAACTGCCTTACAAGTCATTGATCGGCTCTTCTACGTGGGGCAAGCAGATCCTTTTGAAGGTCTAAAAAAGGGCATCAAGATACTTGAGGATCGCGTCCACAAAAATCCAGAGTCCCGTATCCTGCATCTTTCTGACAGTCCAACACGATCTTATCATGCTATCAACATGGAAGCACCCATTCCAATCCATAGGTTTCATGTCGGGTTCGGCTTTGGAACCTCGAATGGATTTGTCATGCATGAATTTGAGCAGTTCCTATCAAGAATGCTGGGAGGAGTCATTAGAGATATCCAGTTGAGGATTGGAGAGGATCTTAACTGTAGAATGGTAAGGATTGGAGAGTTAAAAGGCAGTGATGAAAAGCGGATCTCTTTAGAACTGGGTGAGTACGGACATGTTCATGTTGGATATAGCTACATTGAGGGAGAGGTTGATGAATGCATCATAACAGGGGAAACTATAGTGAATGTGGGGGATAAAAGTAACCATTCAGGAACTCCAGGAATGGACGTGATCACTCGTGGGAGGAGTAGTAGTGTCGAAGCTTGGGATTACCATGATCCTTACATGGCTAGAAGATGGGCAAAGCATTTACATGGCTACAGGCTTTGA
- the LOC122277601 gene encoding putative invertase inhibitor, with the protein MLQVPHLAFSTISSSIKMKMLTFSLCLSLLFSILIFIDPSSYAADFQPTKLVNKVCNQTSNYNFCVESLYTDSRTHKAERYELAYVAFRLASFKATSTKDHIAKLLNNNATAGQSHHLQRCSRVYKKAVSALAEAYGDLDSESFYMLVGLSNHAAHAAADCQATLKGTRLLSPLTAMNEVFKVLCEICVAVSRLF; encoded by the coding sequence ATGCTTCAAGTTCCTCACTTAGCATTCTCTACAATATCGTCTtcaatcaaaatgaaaatgttgaCATTTTCTCTCTGCCTTTCATTGTTATTTTCCATCTTGATCTTCATCGATCCCTCCTCCTATGCTGCTGATTTTCAGCCAACCAAGCTTGTGAACAAGGTATGTAACCAAACCTCTAACTATAACTTCTGTGTTGAGTCTCTGTACACCGATTCACGTACCCACAAAGCTGAACGCTATGAGCTCGCTTACGTTGCATTCCGGCTGGCATCATTTAAAGCCACTAGCACCAAAGACCACATAGCTAAGCTGCTAAATAATAATGCAACCGCAGGGCAAAGCCACCATCTCCAGAGGTGTTCTCGGGTGTACAAGAAGGCTGTTTCTGCCCTTGCCGAGGCTTACGGAGACTTGGACTCTGAGAGCTTCTACATGTTGGTTGGTTTGTCAAATCATGCCGCCCACGCTGCTGCCGACTGTCAGGCCACTTTGAAGGGAACGCGCCTACTTTCCCCACTGACTGCCATGAACGAGGTTTTTAAGGTTCTTTGTGAAATTTGCGTTGCCGTCTCTAGATTATTTTAG